From Thermogladius calderae 1633, a single genomic window includes:
- a CDS encoding HsdM family class I SAM-dependent methyltransferase: MRVNLEGELHPETLRVLEALPLEERSRRGQFFTPRWLREEVLKHIPRLVGPRVLDPACGTGEFLLSARGYFVEPELYCWEVDPRLAEIARRVVTEARVEVVDSLTKPFREEFDVVVTNPPYYEFKPSEWVREKFREVIWGRVNVYALFVYLSLRLLKPGGWLGLVVSSSMNNGAYFKKLREYIVRVADIAYMRVVDDPYVFEEVNHTFQVLVLRKAPNTGRYVFRRGNTLIFSEKAEELKKVFEGSATLGGLGYRVQTGRVVWNQHKDKLTDDPRQGVLLIWSHNIRSGRLVLGSGRRPQYIRWGGPVDRGPAIVVKRVTGHPKRLRLEAALVPPGVVFVAENHVNVVYPPSQARLEELERLVEYLNSGLVNRLVSAITGNTQVSKNELENLVPIPLRLVGRD; this comes from the coding sequence ATGAGAGTTAACTTAGAGGGCGAACTCCACCCGGAGACGCTGAGGGTGCTGGAGGCCCTCCCGCTGGAGGAGAGGTCTCGGAGGGGCCAGTTCTTCACGCCTAGGTGGCTGAGGGAGGAGGTGCTGAAGCACATCCCCCGCCTCGTGGGGCCGAGAGTCCTCGACCCGGCTTGCGGGACTGGTGAGTTCCTGCTGTCTGCCCGGGGGTACTTCGTGGAGCCCGAGCTCTACTGCTGGGAGGTGGACCCCAGGCTGGCTGAAATAGCTAGGAGGGTGGTGACCGAGGCTAGGGTCGAGGTCGTCGACTCGCTTACAAAGCCGTTCAGGGAGGAGTTCGACGTAGTGGTCACGAACCCCCCGTACTACGAGTTCAAGCCCAGCGAGTGGGTAAGGGAGAAGTTCAGGGAGGTGATCTGGGGGCGTGTCAACGTCTACGCCCTCTTCGTCTACCTCTCCCTCAGGCTACTAAAGCCCGGCGGCTGGCTGGGCCTAGTCGTCTCCTCCTCTATGAACAACGGGGCCTACTTCAAGAAGCTCAGGGAGTACATCGTGAGGGTAGCGGACATAGCCTACATGAGGGTCGTAGACGACCCCTACGTCTTCGAGGAGGTCAACCACACATTCCAGGTGCTAGTCCTGAGGAAGGCGCCGAACACGGGCAGGTACGTGTTCAGGCGGGGAAACACACTCATATTCTCCGAGAAGGCGGAGGAGCTGAAGAAAGTATTCGAGGGCTCAGCGACCCTAGGGGGGCTGGGCTACAGAGTCCAGACGGGCAGGGTTGTATGGAACCAGCACAAGGACAAGCTGACCGACGACCCCAGACAGGGCGTCCTCCTCATATGGTCCCACAACATCAGGAGCGGGAGGCTAGTCCTTGGCAGCGGGCGGAGACCCCAGTACATAAGGTGGGGCGGGCCGGTGGATAGGGGTCCTGCGATAGTCGTGAAGAGGGTCACAGGCCACCCCAAGAGGCTCAGACTAGAGGCCGCCCTGGTACCACCCGGCGTGGTATTCGTCGCGGAGAACCACGTCAACGTGGTCTACCCGCCGAGCCAGGCGAGACTCGAGGAGTTGGAGAGGCTGGTAGAGTACTTGAACTCGGGCCTCGTGAACAGGCTGGTCAGCGCCATAACGGGTAACACGCAGGTCTCGAAGAACGAGCTCGAGAACCTAGTACCGATACCGCTCAGACTGGTGGGTCGAGACTGA
- a CDS encoding thioesterase family protein yields MSIQVKVGEECVEEFVVEEKHTASHIGSGTVSVLSTPSMIAFMEKTSLNCVQKYLPPQYTTVGTMVNVRHLKPAPLGGKVVVKSKVVEFDGKRILFEVEALYNNETIGKGLHERYIVDKERFLGKVKAR; encoded by the coding sequence ATGAGCATCCAAGTTAAAGTAGGCGAGGAGTGCGTAGAAGAGTTCGTCGTAGAAGAGAAACACACCGCATCGCATATAGGTTCAGGCACAGTCTCAGTCCTGTCTACCCCCAGCATGATAGCTTTCATGGAGAAGACGAGCCTAAACTGCGTCCAGAAGTACCTGCCTCCACAGTATACAACTGTTGGCACCATGGTGAACGTGAGACACCTAAAACCAGCACCTCTTGGAGGTAAGGTTGTAGTGAAATCCAAAGTTGTCGAGTTCGACGGTAAGAGAATACTTTTCGAAGTCGAAGCCCTGTACAACAATGAGACAATAGGCAAAGGGCTACACGAGAGATACATAGTCGACAAGGAGAGATTCCTGGGTAAAGTTAAAGCCCGTTGA
- the mcm gene encoding minichromosome maintenance protein MCM, with product MSSVVEAVQGREVKRAVDWKLKFYKFLQDFRDSAGVFKYRERIFRMTHMMQKSLVVDFSDVILYDRELARHVEEEPDQALEEFSSALMEYLEKEQPEYKEVVGKVYVRIRQPPRVLKIRELTSDYIGKFVAVEGIVTRVTRVEAKLVKAHYIHVTPDGDTHEFDFPEHGEMGERIEKPVVCPVCGRTGRFEIDLEKSKFVDWQKVVVQERPEEIPPGQIPRSIEVVLTGDLVDSARPGDRALITGVLRVMPTQAVQKAMGRSVFSFYIEANHVDVQQKVLEEIEITREDEEKIRELARDPWVREKIVASIAPSIYGYHDIKEAIALLLFGGVPKVMPDGTRIRGDIHVLLVGDPGTAKSQLLQYTARIAPRGIYTSGKGSTAAGLTATVLRDKTTGEYYLEAGAMVIADGGVAAIDEIDKMREEDRSAIHEALEQQTVSIAKAGIVARLNARASVLAAGNPRFGRYDLTQPISKNIDLPPTILSRFDLIFVIQDVPLPEKDRRLARHILGVHSDIEKAKPFIDPQLLKKYVSYARKYVRPQLTPEAMRLIEEFYVAMRKGGIKGEDLKTPPPIAITPRQLEGLIRLAEAHAKMALKDKVTIEDVEEAIRLMYATLRKVGFDIESKTIDIDVLETGVSRSKREKMKEFVRFLNETFEQVPEIEVSQLVKLAREKGFEKDFVYEMIQYLKNSGELYEPMPGKLAKTSRY from the coding sequence GTGAGTAGCGTGGTCGAGGCGGTACAGGGCAGGGAGGTCAAGAGGGCCGTAGACTGGAAATTGAAGTTCTACAAGTTCCTCCAGGACTTCAGGGACTCCGCGGGCGTCTTCAAGTACAGAGAGAGAATATTTAGAATGACCCACATGATGCAAAAGAGCTTAGTGGTGGACTTCAGCGACGTGATCCTGTATGACAGGGAATTGGCCAGACACGTCGAGGAAGAACCCGACCAGGCTCTAGAGGAGTTCTCTTCGGCGCTGATGGAGTACCTGGAGAAGGAGCAGCCGGAGTACAAGGAGGTAGTCGGCAAGGTCTACGTCAGGATCAGGCAGCCGCCCAGAGTGCTGAAGATAAGGGAGCTGACGAGCGACTACATAGGTAAGTTCGTCGCTGTCGAGGGGATCGTCACCAGGGTCACGAGAGTCGAGGCGAAGCTCGTTAAAGCACACTACATCCACGTAACGCCAGACGGGGATACCCATGAATTTGACTTCCCGGAGCACGGAGAGATGGGGGAGAGGATCGAGAAGCCCGTCGTGTGCCCTGTCTGCGGCAGGACGGGCAGGTTCGAGATCGACCTAGAGAAGAGCAAGTTCGTCGACTGGCAGAAGGTCGTGGTCCAGGAGAGGCCCGAGGAGATACCGCCCGGCCAGATCCCGAGGAGTATCGAAGTAGTGTTAACAGGCGACCTGGTGGATTCTGCCAGGCCCGGCGACAGAGCGCTCATAACGGGAGTTCTGAGAGTAATGCCGACACAAGCAGTACAGAAGGCTATGGGTAGGTCGGTCTTCTCGTTCTACATAGAGGCAAACCACGTCGACGTCCAACAGAAGGTCTTGGAAGAGATCGAGATCACGCGGGAAGACGAGGAGAAGATCAGAGAGCTGGCCAGAGACCCCTGGGTTAGGGAGAAGATCGTTGCCAGCATCGCCCCGTCGATCTATGGGTACCACGACATAAAGGAGGCGATCGCCCTACTGCTCTTCGGCGGGGTACCGAAGGTGATGCCCGACGGTACCAGGATTAGGGGTGACATACACGTACTACTCGTAGGAGACCCGGGTACGGCAAAGTCCCAGCTCCTCCAGTACACTGCCAGGATAGCGCCGAGAGGTATCTACACGAGTGGCAAGGGCTCCACGGCGGCCGGCCTCACGGCCACGGTCTTAAGGGACAAGACCACGGGCGAGTACTACCTGGAGGCGGGGGCGATGGTGATCGCCGACGGTGGGGTGGCCGCCATAGACGAGATCGACAAAATGAGGGAGGAGGACAGGAGCGCAATACACGAGGCCCTCGAGCAGCAGACAGTCAGTATAGCGAAGGCGGGTATAGTTGCCAGGCTGAACGCTAGAGCCAGTGTCCTCGCGGCGGGCAACCCGAGGTTTGGGCGTTACGACCTCACCCAGCCTATAAGTAAGAACATCGACTTGCCGCCCACGATCCTATCCAGGTTCGATCTCATCTTCGTTATCCAGGACGTCCCGTTACCCGAAAAGGACAGGAGGCTCGCGAGGCACATACTAGGAGTACACAGCGATATTGAGAAGGCTAAGCCCTTCATAGACCCGCAACTATTGAAGAAGTACGTGAGCTACGCTAGGAAGTACGTTAGACCACAGTTGACCCCGGAGGCCATGAGGCTGATAGAGGAGTTCTACGTGGCTATGCGTAAAGGCGGTATCAAGGGCGAGGACTTGAAGACGCCACCACCTATAGCTATAACGCCCAGGCAGTTAGAGGGCCTGATCAGGTTGGCTGAGGCGCACGCTAAAATGGCGCTGAAAGACAAGGTCACTATAGAAGATGTCGAGGAGGCTATAAGGCTAATGTACGCTACTCTGAGGAAGGTCGGATTCGACATAGAGTCGAAAACCATCGACATTGACGTCCTTGAGACAGGTGTATCAAGGAGCAAGCGGGAGAAAATGAAGGAGTTTGTCAGGTTCCTCAACGAGACATTCGAGCAGGTGCCAGAAATCGAGGTGAGCCAGCTAGTTAAACTGGCTAGAGAGAAAGGATTCGAGAAAGACTTCGTCTACGAGATGATCCAGTACCTCAAGAATAGCGGGGAACTTTACGAGCCGATGCCTGGGAAGCTCGCAAAGACTTCGAGATACTGA
- a CDS encoding AAA family ATPase: MILVLLTGMPGAGKSIVVKAAEEMGLPVVSMGDVVREETLKRYGIITPDLMLKTSSELRREHGDDYIALKTIERLPRKSGIVVVDGVRSLVEVETFRRAGDTVIVAVHASPKTRFKRLLKRNRPGDPKSIEEFNARDSLELSFGIGSVIALADYLIVNEGSFEEAYKEAKKILSKVVSNAKGNSGGRSTSD, translated from the coding sequence ATGATACTGGTACTCTTGACCGGAATGCCTGGAGCAGGGAAGAGCATAGTAGTGAAAGCAGCAGAGGAGATGGGACTGCCGGTTGTCAGCATGGGCGACGTTGTTAGAGAAGAGACCTTGAAAAGGTACGGGATTATCACCCCCGATCTGATGCTGAAAACTTCTTCGGAACTCAGAAGAGAGCACGGAGACGACTACATCGCGCTCAAGACCATAGAGAGGCTCCCGAGAAAAAGCGGGATCGTAGTCGTAGACGGTGTCAGAAGCCTGGTCGAGGTAGAGACCTTCAGAAGAGCAGGTGATACGGTGATAGTAGCCGTACACGCCTCCCCGAAAACCAGGTTTAAGAGACTCCTTAAGAGAAACAGACCAGGGGATCCCAAGAGTATAGAGGAGTTTAACGCCAGGGACTCCCTAGAGCTGAGCTTTGGGATCGGCTCGGTTATAGCCCTCGCCGACTACCTCATAGTCAACGAGGGGAGTTTCGAGGAGGCGTATAAGGAGGCTAAGAAGATATTAAGCAAGGTGGTCTCGAATGCCAAGGGTAACAGTGGAGGCCGAAGTACGTCCGACTGA
- the thpR gene encoding RNA 2',3'-cyclic phosphodiesterase — translation MPLHRIFIAVDIRDKQVLANLAKYIREIVSTGADVKPVEDENLHITIRFIGEVDDQVVSRVCDVVKSLRHQVFLVHVSGVGAFPSVERPRVVWAGVLEGSSELTKIHDFYEEKLRKLGVQPDREEYIPHVTLARVRSSRGISELVRLIKASTGIDFGSFTADRVVLKESFLTPRGPVYKDVCEVELLK, via the coding sequence GTGCCGTTACACAGGATATTCATAGCCGTCGACATAAGAGACAAGCAGGTTCTTGCGAATTTAGCGAAGTACATTAGAGAGATCGTGTCGACGGGAGCGGACGTCAAACCTGTCGAGGACGAGAACTTGCACATCACGATAAGGTTTATAGGCGAAGTGGACGACCAGGTAGTATCCCGTGTATGCGACGTCGTGAAAAGCCTAAGACACCAGGTTTTCCTTGTACACGTTAGCGGTGTAGGCGCCTTCCCTTCTGTTGAGAGACCTAGAGTCGTCTGGGCTGGAGTACTAGAGGGGTCTAGTGAGTTAACAAAAATACACGACTTCTACGAGGAGAAGCTAAGGAAGCTGGGTGTTCAGCCAGACAGGGAGGAGTACATACCCCACGTAACGCTGGCGAGAGTTAGGAGTAGTAGAGGTATAAGTGAGCTTGTTAGGCTGATAAAGGCCTCTACCGGTATAGACTTCGGGAGCTTCACAGCAGATAGAGTGGTGTTAAAGGAGAGCTTCCTCACGCCGAGGGGGCCGGTATATAAAGACGTGTGCGAGGTCGAGCTGCTGAAGTGA
- a CDS encoding replication factor C small subunit, translating to MNRGRSYLSEQPLLLWAEKYRPRTLDEVVNQKEVVARLKKFVEEKNMPHLLFAGPPGTGKTTLAHCLAHDLYGDNYRQYMLELNASDERGIDVIRSKVKEFARTRVAGEVPFKIILLDEADNMTADAQQALRRLMELYTATTRFILIANYPSKIIEPIQSRCAVFRFTPLSREDVVERLKYIAEKENVKYNTEALETIHELSEGDMRKAINILQAASALGEVTVEAVYKVVGLAHPKEVRQMLQLALSGNFTEARSKLRELMLNYGLSGLDIIRQIHREIFSSDIKLSDEARIMIADYAGEIQFRLVEGADDEIQLNAFLARLAFMGKKFRPTS from the coding sequence ATGAACAGGGGTCGATCTTATTTGAGCGAGCAACCCCTCCTTTTATGGGCTGAGAAGTATAGGCCCAGAACCCTCGACGAGGTCGTAAACCAGAAAGAGGTCGTGGCAAGGCTCAAGAAGTTTGTCGAAGAGAAGAACATGCCCCATCTCCTGTTCGCAGGACCGCCTGGCACAGGAAAGACAACCCTAGCCCACTGCCTTGCCCACGACCTCTACGGTGATAACTACAGGCAGTACATGCTGGAGTTGAACGCGAGCGACGAGAGAGGCATCGACGTGATAAGGAGCAAGGTGAAGGAGTTCGCGAGGACGAGGGTTGCCGGCGAGGTACCGTTCAAGATCATACTACTGGACGAGGCCGACAACATGACAGCCGATGCCCAGCAGGCCTTGAGGCGGCTCATGGAGCTCTACACCGCGACGACGAGGTTTATCCTGATAGCCAACTACCCGAGCAAGATAATAGAGCCTATACAAAGCAGGTGCGCGGTGTTCAGGTTCACCCCGTTATCTAGGGAAGACGTTGTAGAGAGGCTGAAGTACATAGCCGAGAAGGAGAACGTGAAGTATAACACAGAGGCACTCGAGACTATACACGAGCTCTCCGAGGGGGATATGAGAAAGGCGATAAACATTCTACAGGCCGCCTCTGCCCTCGGCGAGGTCACAGTAGAAGCGGTTTACAAAGTCGTCGGGCTAGCACACCCCAAAGAGGTGAGGCAGATGCTACAGCTGGCTCTAAGCGGCAACTTCACCGAGGCCAGGAGCAAGCTAAGAGAGCTCATGTTGAACTACGGCCTCAGCGGCCTAGACATAATAAGGCAGATACACAGGGAGATCTTCTCCAGCGACATAAAGTTGTCCGACGAAGCCAGGATCATGATCGCCGACTACGCCGGCGAGATACAGTTCAGGCTAGTAGAAGGTGCAGACGACGAGATCCAGCTAAACGCCTTCCTCGCACGCCTCGCGTTCATGGGGAAGAAGTTCAGGCCCACATCGTAG
- a CDS encoding RNA-binding domain-containing protein, which yields MPRVTVEAEVRPTESVEKVKRAVQNFFAGDLLVLEVREGWFIVRGVSDSIESLRALRDRARAEGIEPALRSYLVKNRRGNTTSLMLHKQAAYVGRISLIDTPKESPLGPITITIEGDDLDQSIDYLTSS from the coding sequence ATGCCAAGGGTAACAGTGGAGGCCGAAGTACGTCCGACTGAAAGCGTAGAGAAGGTCAAGAGGGCGGTCCAGAACTTCTTCGCAGGGGATCTACTGGTTTTAGAGGTAAGAGAGGGCTGGTTTATAGTGAGAGGGGTTTCAGACAGCATTGAGTCCCTGCGTGCTCTGCGGGACAGGGCAAGGGCTGAAGGGATCGAGCCCGCTCTGAGGAGCTACCTTGTCAAGAATAGGAGGGGCAATACAACGAGCCTTATGCTACACAAACAAGCAGCGTATGTTGGTAGGATATCACTAATAGACACGCCAAAGGAGTCTCCTCTAGGCCCAATCACGATAACTATAGAGGGCGACGACCTAGACCAGTCTATTGACTACTTAACCAGCTCGTAG